From a region of the Rhipicephalus microplus isolate Deutch F79 chromosome X, USDA_Rmic, whole genome shotgun sequence genome:
- the LOC142776989 gene encoding uncharacterized protein LOC142776989, producing the protein MRLFLGRSKSSTMAAAPLQASPIGKAVPAKESAVGNVERKAEEPIGSGVTALRLEPSPEYITTTHGILTALETLGAAAVMVLYLLMGHSVTYQWYAHAVFLLAFTYCLNNTLVFISAVASPSTQNHLQQTLYFSLYHCTASLLFFVGCTVFYGVDIGDSLRFRNITGTALLGIGLLHVCHGLNTLQRVLP; encoded by the exons ATGCGACTCTTCCTCGGCAGGAGCAAGTCATCGACTATGGCCGCTGCGCCTTTGCAAGCATCTCCCATCGGAAAAGCTGTTCCTGCAAAGGAAAGC GCTGTTGGGAATGTCGAGCGCAAGGCAGAAGAACCCATCGGTTCTGGAGTGACAGCTCTGCGACTCGAACCAAGTCCGGAGTACATCACTACAACGCATGGAATATTGACAGCTCTTGAGACC TTGGGCGCGGCCGCCGTGATGGTGCTGTACCTGCTGATGGGGCACAGCGTGACGTACCAGTGGTACGCGCATGCAGTCTTCCTGCTCGCGTTCACCTACTGCCTCAACAACACTCTCGTCTTCATCTCGGCCGTGGCTTCGCCTTCCACCCAGAACCACCTTCAGCAAACTCTCTAC TTCTCACTGTACCACTGCACGGCCAGCCTGCTCTTTTTTGTGGGATGCACCGTGTTTTACGGCGTCGACATAGGGGACAGCTTGCGGTTCAGGAATATCACGGGG ACCGCGCTGCTCGGCATCGGGTTACTACATGTGTGCCACGGTCTCAACACCCTGCAGCGAGTGCTTCCCTGA
- the LOC142776990 gene encoding uncharacterized protein LOC142776990 — MVLYLLMGHSVTYQWYAHAVFLLAFTYCLNNTLVFISAVASPSTQNHLQQTLYYSLYHCTAGLLFLVGCAAFQEYHGGRAARHRVTTCAPRSQHPAASASLTALWLAATTRLP; from the exons ATGGTGCTGTACCTGCTGATGGGGCACAGCGTGACGTACCAGTGGTACGCGCATGCAGTCTTCCTGCTCGCGTTCACCTACTGCCTCAACAACACTCTCGTCTTCATCTCGGCCGTGGCTTCGCCTTCCACCCAGAACCACCTTCAGCAAACTCTCTAC TACTCGCTGTACCACTGCACGGCCGGCCTGCTCTTCCTTGTGGGATGCGCCGCGTTTCAGGAATATCACGGGG GCCGCGCTGCTCGGCATCGGGTTACCACATGTGCGCCACGGTCTCAACACCCTGCAGCGAGCGCTTCCCTGACTGCTCTTTGGTTGGCCGCGACCACGCGCCTCCCCTGA